ACCAATCTTGCCAACGACAAGCGTTCCGATGGCAGGAAAGAAGATGTTAATGATAATCCCTGAAAGTCTCGTGGTTATGAACAAATAACGACTTGGTTTGAATTGATACTTAAAACCAGACCAAAAATTATGTCCAACATCCCATCCGCACAATAAGCGTTCATTTGGTGAACGCTTATTGTGTTTTTGTAACAAAAACTACTGAAATCACCGGATAATCCGACATTAACCAAATACTGGAAACAGGAAAAAACTAAATTTAGCGGAATTTGTTGGGATTTAGGCGATTACCAGTTTGAGGTTGAGACTGCTGAGTCTTAAGCGACACACCGTTACGGAGTTTTTCTCCTGTACCGCGATCAGCACGATCTAGAAAAGGTTTGAGATTGATGGGGTCTTTAGAAGAAACAGAAGGTTTTTTACCACCAAAAATATTTTGCCCCAAATTGGAGAGTTCGTTACCACCACTTGTATAAGTGTTAACGCCAAAAGTTTGCTGTCCGCTATCAGCAGATGCTAAGTTTTGGAAAACGCTATTACGGACAACATAAGGATCTTTTTCCGGGGGTACTGTCAACACAATGCGACAGTAAGGATTAGCTTCTGTGGTGACGCAGAGAATATTCTGTCTGTTCTCTATCGCTGTCTTCAGTTCCACTAAGCCATCTGGGCGATATGTTTCCAAGCGTTCGGCAATTGCTTGGCAACGCTGTTGTGAATCCCAGCCGCCACCCAAAGTCCTAGGACTCGCCCAAGGGAAGTATTGACCTGGTTGACTTTCTGGCTGGTACATCACGGTGTACTGACCATTGTAAGACTGACAGAAAAATCGATTACTGCTACTTATAGGTGATGAGGTATTTGTTCTGGTTGTACTGGAAGATCCATCTGTTTCTATTGTTCTTGTTCTAGTTGTTGTTGAGCCACCGCTTGCTGGTTGTGTTGGTACAACAATATCACCACCTCCACGACGAACTTGCCCAAATGCTGCTGCAGGACCTAGAACAAAGGATAAACTCACAGCACTCAAAAAAAGAAGTTTCACAGGTTGAGATAGCATAGACAGATCTAAAAAGCTGGTGAATTTGACGTTGGGAGTTAATAATTCCAGTGACGAAGAATCTTGTGATTTTGATTCTTCAATTCTGTGAATAGGGAACAGGGAGCAGGGAGCAGGGAGCAGGGAGCAGGGAGCAGGGAACACCCGAACGCTTAACATACACGAAGAGCGAAGCTTCGCAAAAATCTGCGGAGGAATCGTATATACCTGTTCTGTGTTACGTACACCACGGCTAGGAGTACAGCAATGGTGTGCCCCTAGGGTTTTTCCAATATGCCACTCAATGGAAATCTGCTATATTTGCGACAGCTTAAGTTATTTTTTGTAATTTTTAATGCCAAATTTAATACCAAAGCTGTCAAAATCGGAAAAATATCGTCGCACATAAGATTGCGATCAATAAAAAAAATCAAAGTCGCTGTTAAAATCCAAATAATTTATAAGCTAGAATTAAGCCCCTGACTTTTATGAGAGAAACTATCCTAGACGTTCGCAATTTACAAGTTGAGTTTTCGGGTGAGAGTAAAAGTGTCAAAGCAGTAGATGGGATATCTTTTGAATTACATCGAGGAGAAACTCTAGGAATAGTCGGAGAGTCGGGAAGCGGAAAATCAGTCACATCGCTGGCAGTTATGGGGTTGGTTCAAAATCCTGGTAGGATTAGTGGCGGTGAAATTTGGTTTCACCCTCAAGAGAATGGCGCACCGATCAATTTAGTGGAATTGCCTAGGGAGCAAATACAGATCCACAGAGGCGGCGACATTGCCATGATTTTCCAAG
This portion of the Brasilonema sennae CENA114 genome encodes:
- a CDS encoding COP23 domain-containing protein, which produces MLSQPVKLLFLSAVSLSFVLGPAAAFGQVRRGGGDIVVPTQPASGGSTTTRTRTIETDGSSSTTRTNTSSPISSSNRFFCQSYNGQYTVMYQPESQPGQYFPWASPRTLGGGWDSQQRCQAIAERLETYRPDGLVELKTAIENRQNILCVTTEANPYCRIVLTVPPEKDPYVVRNSVFQNLASADSGQQTFGVNTYTSGGNELSNLGQNIFGGKKPSVSSKDPINLKPFLDRADRGTGEKLRNGVSLKTQQSQPQTGNRLNPNKFR